The following proteins are encoded in a genomic region of Cataglyphis hispanica isolate Lineage 1 chromosome 1, ULB_Chis1_1.0, whole genome shotgun sequence:
- the LOC126859098 gene encoding peroxisome biogenesis factor 2 produces the protein MTLSSYVSRINQIDATQLDTEIYKILKNQIKEIARYSGPGKIDKWQAEVDVLLKFLIWKFSLQRGSSTFGQQLLNLQYANINQKKAILYLILSVLPQYLKDKLSNENISDRGMLIQSLKSFIDWTSNAVSFLELINLLYFLHQGVQSRVIECLLNLSSQSITTHRPRTIGYSYMTRELLWHGLMELFTIGIPMINFHYLKYTVTRLWRRPELVMRRSFPVMDAATKCAYCEENPILPSHAGCTHVFCYYCLQAHFTAMNVFHCPSCNAKLHAEDMKRYTIASAPSSDDEDSDDSFERMDNG, from the coding sequence aTGACGCTATCATCTTACGTCTCTCGAATAAATCAGATCGATGCCACTCAGTTGGACACAGAGATTTACAAAATACTGAAGAATCAAATCAAAGAAATCGCGAGATACAGCGGGCCTGGCAAGATCGACAAATGGCAAGCCGAAGTAGACGTTCTCTTGAAATTTCTCATCTGGAAATTTTCGCTGCAACGAGGATCCTCCACATTCGGCCAGCAACTCCTTAATTTGCAGTACGCTAACATCAATCAGAAGAAAgctatactttatttaattctaagcGTTCTACCTCAATATCTGAAAGACAAGTTgagtaatgaaaatatttcggatCGTGGCATGCTCATCCAAAGTCTAAAATCGTTCATCGATTGGACGTCGAACGCTGTCAGTTTCCTAGAGCTTATCAATCTGCTCTACTTTCTTCATCAAGGCGTACAGTCGCGCGTGATAGAGTGTCTGTTAAATCTGTCAAGTCAGTCGATAACAACGCATCGACCCAGAACAATCGGCTACTCGTACATGACGAGAGAATTGCTGTGGCACGGTCTGATGGAGCTCTTCACCATCGGCATACCCATGATCAACTTTCATTATCTGAAGTACACGGTAACCCGACTCTGGCGGCGACCGGAACTAGTAATGAGACGATCGTTCCCGGTGATGGATGCTGCGACCAAATGCGCTTACTGCGAGGAGAATCCGATCCTGCCATCGCACGCCGGCTGCACACACGTCTTCTGTTACTACTGTTTGCAAGCGCACTTTACCGCGATGAATGTGTTCCACTGTCCCAGCTGCAACGCTAAGCTCCACGCCGAAGATATGAAGAGATACACAATCGCGAGTGCACCATCGAGTGACGACGAAGATTCGGACGATAGTTTTGAGAGAATGGACAATGGCTAA